Proteins encoded within one genomic window of Agelaius phoeniceus isolate bAgePho1 chromosome Z, bAgePho1.hap1, whole genome shotgun sequence:
- the LOC129133038 gene encoding cryptic protein-like isoform X1 codes for MQQPEVEGSGHLPSAQALPEDLTATSGCRKMYWGNYVRILFTVTLVWQAVHLEKSPVKEEWKEVVKGLNATAQLQQPKYEGTFTNALSDMNQSYESRKQQSSRSLVPFTGITESKKLNRRCCQNGGTCILGTFCACLKHFTGRYCEYDERLGRNCGSIPHGVWVLKDCWLCRCGYGTLHCLSEIRQSNCELTSETEEIIRLYSNGLRLQQTVFSVTCLLAILWSAASWQL; via the exons ATGCAACAGCCTGAAGTAGAGGGCTCTGGACATCTTCCTTCTGCTCAAGCTCTCCCGGAGGACCTCACGGCTACTTCTGGCTGCAGGAAAATGTACTGGGGAAATTATGTTAG aattCTTTTCACTGTGACTCTGGTCTGGCAGGCTGTTCATTTAGAAAAAA GCCCTGTAAAAGAAGAATGGAAAGAAGTTGTGAAAGGTCTCAATGCTACAGCACAATTGCAGCAGCCCAAGTACGAAGGGACATTTACAAATGCGCTCAGTGATATGAATCAGAGTTACGAAAGTAGAAAGCAACAGAGTTCCAGGTCTTTAGTACCTTTCACTGGAATTACAGAGA GTAAAAAACTGAACAGACGCTGCTGCCAGAATGGAGGGACTTGTATCCTGGGGACCTTCTGTGCCTGCCTGAAGCACTTCACCGGCAGATACTGTGAATATGACGAGAGGcttgg CAGAAACTGCGGCAGCATTCCCCACGGCGTCTGGGTGCTGAAGGACTGCTGGCTTTGTCGGTGTGGCTATGGTACACTGCACTGTCTCTCAGAAATAAGGCAGAGTAACTGCG aaCTGACATCGGAAACAGAGGAAATTATCAGACTGTATTCTAATGGTTTAAGATTACAGCAAACAGTGTTTTCAGTCACTTGCCTGCTCGCCATCCTCTGGAGTGCTGCTAGCTGGCAGCTGTGA
- the LOC129133038 gene encoding cryptic protein-like isoform X2 yields the protein MQQPEVEGSGHLPSAQALPEDLTATSGCRKMYWGNYVRILFTVTLVWQAVHLEKSPVKEEWKEVVKGLNATAQLQQPKYEGTFTNALSDMNQSYESRKQQSSRSLVPFTGITESKKLNRRCCQNGGTCILGTFCACLKHFTGRYCEYDERLGNCGSIPHGVWVLKDCWLCRCGYGTLHCLSEIRQSNCELTSETEEIIRLYSNGLRLQQTVFSVTCLLAILWSAASWQL from the exons ATGCAACAGCCTGAAGTAGAGGGCTCTGGACATCTTCCTTCTGCTCAAGCTCTCCCGGAGGACCTCACGGCTACTTCTGGCTGCAGGAAAATGTACTGGGGAAATTATGTTAG aattCTTTTCACTGTGACTCTGGTCTGGCAGGCTGTTCATTTAGAAAAAA GCCCTGTAAAAGAAGAATGGAAAGAAGTTGTGAAAGGTCTCAATGCTACAGCACAATTGCAGCAGCCCAAGTACGAAGGGACATTTACAAATGCGCTCAGTGATATGAATCAGAGTTACGAAAGTAGAAAGCAACAGAGTTCCAGGTCTTTAGTACCTTTCACTGGAATTACAGAGA GTAAAAAACTGAACAGACGCTGCTGCCAGAATGGAGGGACTTGTATCCTGGGGACCTTCTGTGCCTGCCTGAAGCACTTCACCGGCAGATACTGTGAATATGACGAGAGGcttgg AAACTGCGGCAGCATTCCCCACGGCGTCTGGGTGCTGAAGGACTGCTGGCTTTGTCGGTGTGGCTATGGTACACTGCACTGTCTCTCAGAAATAAGGCAGAGTAACTGCG aaCTGACATCGGAAACAGAGGAAATTATCAGACTGTATTCTAATGGTTTAAGATTACAGCAAACAGTGTTTTCAGTCACTTGCCTGCTCGCCATCCTCTGGAGTGCTGCTAGCTGGCAGCTGTGA